Proteins from one Camelina sativa cultivar DH55 chromosome 8, Cs, whole genome shotgun sequence genomic window:
- the LOC104706599 gene encoding serine carboxypeptidase-like 47 has translation MKARTFTLPFLLMIFISSHFSLSTSKRILNDPYGFSSSASLSSLNAKMLISSFNLTPKYDVNVIPKGSPDAPRLVESQIDFPTTFGVQNVSGGPSVQQFGHYAGYYSLPHSKSAKMFYFFFESRNSSTDPVVIWLSGGPGCSSSVAMFYENGPFKISDDFSLSWNDFGWDKVSNLIYVDQPVGTGFSYTSDKSDLRHDEAGVSNDLYDFLQTFFKEHPKFAKNDFYITGESYAGHYIPALASRVHSGNKKKEGIPINLKGFAIGNGLTNPEIQYAAYGDYALQMKMITESDYEGIKQDYVECQSLIKKCNLDGGLACKSAFEVCDIILNMILAVKPGTNYYDVRKKCVGQLCYDFSKMETFLNKENVRKALGVGDIEFVSCSSTVYDAMTKDWMINLEVKIPDLVNDGMNLLIYAGEYDFICNWLGNSRWVDQMNWSGQKDFKSAKNVRFLVDGKEAGLLKNYGPLTFLKVHDAGHMVPMDQPKASLQMLMYWMQGKLSSTPRVGP, from the exons atgaagGCTAGAACGTTTACTCTCCCTTTCCTCCTCATGATTTTCATATCTTCTCACTTTTCACTCTCAACTTCTAAAAGGATCTTAAACGACCCATACGGTTTCTCATCATCTGCGAGTTTGTCGAGCCTAAATGCGAAGATGCTCATCAGTTCATTCAATCTAACGCCTAAGTATGACGTCAATGTCATCCCAAAAGGTAGTCCCGACGCTCCAAGACTCGTTGAGAGCCAAATTGATTTTCCAACGACATTTGGTGTCCAAAACGTTTCTGGGGGTCCTTCTGTCCAACAGTTTGGCCACTATGCTGGCTATTACAGCCTCCCTCATTCAAAATCAGCCAA GATGTTCTATTTCTTCTTTGAGTCACGAAACAGCAGTACCGATCCGGTTGTGATCTGGTTATCAGGTGGACCGGGTTGCAGTAGCAGTGTTGCTATGTTCTATGAGAATGGTCCGTTCAAGATCTCTGatgatttctctctttcttggaATGATTTTGGTTGGGACAAG GTATCCAATTTAATCTACGTAGATCAGCCAGTTGGAACTGGTTTTTCTTACACATCCGACAAAAGCGATCTCCGGCATGACGAGGCTGGTGTAAGCAATGACCTATACGATTTCTTACAG ACTTTTTTCAAAGAGCATCCAAAATTTGCAAAGAATGATTTCTATATTACCGGTGAATCTTATGCTGGTCACTACATTCCGGCTTTGGCTTCACGTGTTCACAGtggaaacaaaaagaaggaaggaatTCCAATCAACCTTAAG GGTTTTGCGATTGGTAATGGTCTAACCAATCCGGAAATCCAATATGCTGCGTATGGAGACTATGCACTGCAAATGAAAATGATTACGGAATCTGATTACGAGGGTATCAAACAAGACTACGTCGAGTGTCAAAGTCTCATAAAAAAATGCA ATCTTGATGGTGGTTTAGCTTGTAAATCTGCTTTCGAAGTTTGCGACATCATCTTAAATATGATATTAGCAGTAAAACCAGGCACAAAT tACTACGACGTGAGGAAGAAATGTGTTGGACAACTGTGTTATGATTTTTCGAAGATGGAAACATTCTTGAACAAAGAAAACGTACGAAAAGCCTTAGGAGTAGGAGACATCGAATTTGTGTCGTGTAGTAGCACAGTTTATGATGCAATGACAAAGGATTGGATGATTAATCTTGAGGTCAAGATCCCAGATCTTGTCAATGATGGAATGAACCTACTAATTTATGCCGGAGAATATGATTTCATTTGCAATTGGCTTG GAAACTCTAGGTGGGTTGACCAGATGAATTGGTCAGGCCAAAAGGATTTCAAATCAGCAAAAAATGTACGATTCTTGGTAGATGGTAAAGAAGCCGGTTTACTGAAAAATTACGGTCCTCTCACTTTTCTTAAG GTTCATGATGCTGGCCACATGGTTCCGATGGATCAGCCGAAGGCCTCTTTGCAAATGCTTATGTATTGGATGCAAGGAAAGCTTAGTAGTACTCCGAGAGTTGGTCCATGA
- the LOC104709301 gene encoding uncharacterized protein LOC104709301, which produces MTIIPNGLNSYGNDTMNIRSFSPIETSSNFRNFESKKVESMFVTSGYTNHHALYSSSNVSSSSFNFNNSHVAYQMRENMVSTFGMPCITQIPNNPHFSQISVTQTITNSYSAIIPTNNLITAQNDYHRAINPNIFNSSFYLPNYGNKQQEILNPTPLNTVFPHQIFVYLAQLDIFSCSPKYDHDQIVPHHQPPKKQYRPTTYFEENLEGVNSEEYCEYDGRTHSLPYKKYGPYTCPKCNNVFETSQKFAAHISSIHYKNETINERFKRYNARNKKRICKTNQMIYEECRNIHPEERVVEQNGGNNNIAIDPEAYRHHIVVKEEPTYDIFH; this is translated from the coding sequence ATGACTATAATTCCAAATGGTTTAAACTCTTATGGTAACGATACTATGAACATTCGTAGTTTTTCTCCCATCGAAACGAGTTCCAACTTTAGGAATTTTGAGTCTAAGAAAGTTGAGTCAATGTTCGTTACTTCTGGCTACACAAACCATCATGCTTTATATTCTTCTTCAAATGTCTCCTCATCTTCTTTCAATTTCAATAATTCACATGTGGCTTATCAGATGAGAGAAAACATGGTTTCTACTTTCGGGATGCCTTGCATAACTCAAATCCCAAATAATCCTCATTTTTCTCAAATCTCCGTCACTCAAACTATTACAAATAGTTATTCCGCTATTATTCCAACCAATAATCTGATTACTGCGCAAAATGATTATCATCGTGCCATAAATCCCAACATCTTCAATTCTTCATTTTACCTTCCAAATTATGGTAACAAACAGCAGGAGATCTTGAATCCAACACCTCTCAATACTGTTTTTCCacatcaaatttttgtttatctagCACAGTTAGATATCTTTTCTTGTTCACCAAAATATGACCATGACCAAATTGTCCCCCATCATCAACCACCGAAGAAACAATATAGACCTACCacatattttgaagaaaatctTGAAGGTGTTAATTCTGAAGAATATTGTGAATATGATGGCCGTACACATAGTTTACCATATAAGAAATATGGTCCATATACATGTCCCAAATGTAACAATGTGTTTGAAACTTCACAGAAGTTTGCTGCACATATATCATCGATTCATTACAAGAATGAGACCATCAATGAAAGATTTAAGAGATACAACGcgaggaacaaaaaaagaatatgcaaaacaaaccaaatgatCTATGAGGAATGTCGCAACATCCACCCAGAAGAGAGAGTTGTAGAGCAAAATGGAGGGAATAACAACATAGCAATCGATCCTGAAGCTTATCGACATCATATTGTTGTTAAAGAAGAACCAACTTATGATAtatttcattaa
- the LOC104706600 gene encoding transcription factor RAX1-like, whose product MGRAPCCDKTKVKRGPWSPEEDSKLRDYIEKYGNGGNWISLPLKAGLRRCGKSCRLRWLNYLRPNIKHGDFSEEEDRIIFSLFAAIGSRWSIIAAHLPGRTDNDIKNYWNTKLRKKLLSSSSSSSHSSSAMASPYLNPNSQDVKRPLTPSATIPFSSYNPYAENPNQDPTKYLFSNINGFEADDKQMVLPYSNPNYPQDLSLSDSNISGTSGFLLNHNMCDHYNNHTSFSSDVNGKRSETMMKQEEIMMMMMIDHHIDQRTKGYSGDFTQGYYNYYNVPGDLKQMISGTGTNSNINMGGSDSSSSSISNLAENKSSSSLLQHKCLPYFYS is encoded by the exons ATGGGAAGAGCTCCATGTTGCGACAAGACAAAAGTGAAGCGAGGGCCTTGGTCCCCTGAGGAAGACTCTAAGCTTAGAGATTACATTGAGAAGTATGGTAATGGTGGAAATTggatctctctccctctcaaAGCCG GTTTGAGGAGATGTGGGAAGAGTTGTAGATTGAGGTGGCTTAACTATTTGAGACCAAACATAAAACATGGTGACTTCTCTGAGGAAGAAGACAGGATAATTTTTAGCCTCTTCGCTGCCATTGGAAGCAG GTGGTCAATAATAGCAGCTCATCTACCGGGAAGAACAGACAACGACATAAAAAACTATTGGAATACAAAGCTAAGGAAGAagctcttgtcttcttcttcttcttcctctcattcATCATCAGCCATGGCTTCTCCttatctaaaccctaattctcaggATGTGAAAAGACCATTAACCCCATCAGCAACAATCCCATTTTCTTCTTATAACCCGTACgctgaaaaccctaatcaagACCCAACAAAATACCTCTTCTCCAACATCAATGGCTTTGAAGCTGACGACAAACAGATGGTCCTTCCTTATAGTAACCCTAATTatcctcaagatctctctctctcggacaGCAACATCTCGGGCACAAGTGGTTTCTTGCTCAACCACAATATGTGTGATCACTACAACAACCACACCAGCTTCTCCTCAGACGTCAATGGAAAGAGATCAGAGACTATGATGAAGCAAGAagagataatgatgatgatgatgatagaccACCACATTGACCAGAGGACAAAAGGGTACAGTGGGGATTTCACACAAGGGTATTATAATTACTACAATGTGCCTGGGGATTTGAAGCAAATGATTAGTGGAACAGGCACTAATTCTAACATAAACATGGGTGGTTCAGATTCATCTTCAAGTTCGATAAGCAACCTAGCTGAGAACAAAAGCAGTAGTAGCCTCCTACAACACAAGTGCTTGCCCTATTTCTACTCCTAG
- the LOC104706601 gene encoding methylthioalkylmalate synthase 2, chloroplastic: MASSLLTSSGIIPTTGSTVVVGSVLPLRSFMHSLRLARPYKKPALLISCCSSESRKTATNATDLKTIMERWPEYIPNKLPDKNCVRVFDTTLRDGEQAPGGSLTPPQKLEIARQLAKLRVDIMEVGFPGSSEEELETVRTIAKTVGNEVDEETGYVPVICAIARSKPRDIEAAWEAVKYAKRPRILIFTSTSDIHMKYKLKKTKEEVIEMAASSVRFAKSLGFNDIQLGCEDGGRSDKDFLCKILGESIKAGATVVNVADTVGINMPHEYGELVTYLKANTPGINDIVFSVHCHNDLGLATANSIAGIRAGARQVEVTINGIGERSGNASLEEVVMAMKCRGAYVLDGVYTKIDTREIMATSKMVQEYTGLYVQPHKPIVGANCFVHESGIHQDGILKNRSTYEILSPEDVGVVKSQNSGIVLGKLSGRHAVKDRLKELGYELDDEKLNDVFSRFRDLTKHKKRITDADIKALVTATDEISIEKLNHANGKMPNSYIPVPHVSL; the protein is encoded by the exons ATGGCTTCCTCACTTCTGACATCTTCGGGTATAATCCCTACCACCGGCTCCACCGTGGTCGTCGGGTCCGTGTTACCCCTTCGGTCTTTTATGCACTCACTCCGCCTGGCCCGACCATACAAGAAGCCGGCCTTGTTAATCTCATGTTGCTCCTCTGAGTCCAGAAAGACTGCAACTAATGCTACTGACCTCAAAACCATTATGGAACGGTGGCCAGAGTACATACCAAACAAGCTCCCCGACAAGAACTGTGTGCGTGTATTTGACACAACGCTACGTGACGGTGAACAAGCTCCCGGTGGATCCCTTACTCCTCCTCAGAAGCTAGAGATTGCCAGGCAGCTCGCTAAACTCCGAGTAGACATCATGGAAGTCGGTTTTCCGGGGTCGTCTGAAGAAGAGCTAGAAACCGTTAGAACCATAGCCAAGACCGTGGGAAATGAG GTGGATGAGGAAACAGGCTACGTCCCCGTGATATGCGCCATCGCACGAAGCAAACCTAGAGATATTGAGGCCGCTTGGGAGGCAGTTAAGTACGCGAAGAGGCCGAGGATACTCATATTTACATCTACTAGTGACATTCACATGAAATATAAGTTGAAAAAGACTAAAGAAGAAGTGATCGAAATGGCTGCGAGTAGTGTTAGGTTCGCCAAAAGCTTAGGCTTCAATGACATTCAACTTGGTTGCGAAGATGGCGGCAG GTCGGACAAGGACTTTCTATGCAAGATTCTAGGAGAATCGATCAAAGCGGGTGCTACGGTGGTGAACGTCGCAGATACAGTTGGAATCAACATGCCACATGAATACGGAGAACTCGTGACCTATCTCAAAGCAAACACTCCTGGAATTAATGATATTGTCTTTAGTGTTCATTGTCACAACGACCTTGGTCTTGCTACCGCCAACTCAATTGCC GGTATACGTGCGGGAGCAAGACAAGTCGAAGTAACGATAAACGGAATTGGTGAAAGAAGTGGGAATGCGTCTCTTGAAGAG GTCGTGATGGCTATGAAATGTCGAGGAGCATATGTACTGGATGGTGTTTACACAAAAATAGACACCCGGGAAATTATGGCTACAAGCAAGATG GTTCAAGAATATACGGGCTTGTATGTTCAACCACATAAACCGATAGTTGGAGCCAACTGTTTTGTCCATGAGAGCGGCATTCACCAG GATGGAATATTGAAAAATCGGAGTACGTATGAGATCTTATCACCAGAAGATGTTGGGGTTGTTAAATCTCAAAATTCCGGCATTGTTCTTGGAAAACTTAG TGGACGTCATGCAGTGAAGGATCGGCTGAAAGAG TTGGGATATGAACTCGATGACGAGAAATTGAACGACGTCTTCTCACGGTTCAGGGATTTAACCAaacataaaaag AGAATCACGGATGCTGATATAAAGGCATTAGTAACAGCTACTGACGAAATTTCTATCGAGAAGTTAAACCACGCTAATGGTAAAATGCCTAACAGCTATATACCAGTTCCTCATGTTTCCCTCTAA
- the LOC104706602 gene encoding methylthioalkylmalate synthase 3, chloroplastic-like codes for MASLLLKSSSMITTISPSMVVRSVLPIGSSLPSIRLNRPCKKVTLFISCSSSESKHAVTSGTDLKPIVERWPEYKPNKLPDKRYVRILDTTLRDGEQSPGAALTPPQKLEIARQLAKLRVDIMEVGFPVSSEEEFETIKTIAKTVGNEVDEETGYVPVIAALARCKKSDIDAAWEALKYAKRPRVTLFTSTSDIHMKYKLKKTQEELIEIAVSSIKYAKSLGFTDIQLGCEDGGRSDKDFLCKILGESIRAGATTVGFADTVGINMPPEFGELVAYVNANTPGSDDVVFAIHCHNDLGVATANTISGICAGARQIEVTINGIGERSGNAPLEEVVMALKCRGEYLMDGVYTNINTRQIMATSKMVQEHTGMFAQPHKPIVGDNCFVHESGIHQDGMLKNRSTYEILSPEDIGIAKSLTSGLVLGKLSGRHAIKDRLKELGYEINDEQLKDIFLRFRELTKQKKRITDADLKALVVNGDEISSEIFHKLMSSPQIPSVV; via the exons ATGGCTTCGTTACTTCTCAAATCTTCCAGTATGATCACAACCATCAGTCCTAGCATGGTTGTCCGGTCAGTGTTACCCATAGGATCTTCTCTGCCTTCTATCCGCCTGAACCGTCCGTGCAAAAAAGTGACTTTGTTTATCTCATGTAGCTCCTCTGAGTCGAAACATGCGGTAACTAGTGGCACTGACCTCAAACCCATCGTGGAACGGTGGCCTGAATACAAACCTAACAAGCTCCCCGACAAGAGGTATGTGCGTATATTAGACACGACGCTCCGTGACGGTGAACAATCTCCCGGTGCAGCTCTTACTCCACCGCAGAAGCTAGAGATTGCCCGCCAGCTCGCTAAACTCCGAGTAGACATCATGGAAGTCGGTTTTCCAGTGTCGTCTGAGGAAGAGTTCGAAACCATTAAAACTATCGCCAAGACCGTCGGGAACGAG GTGGATGAGGAAACCGGCTACGTCCCGGTGATAGCCGCCCTTGCACGATGCAAAAAAAGTGACATCGACGCGGCTTGGGAGGCGCTGAAATACGCCAAGAGGCCGAGGGTAACATTGTTCACATCTACTAGTGACATTCACATGAAATATAAGTTGAAAAAGACTCAAGAAGAATTGATCGAGATAGCCGTGAGTAGTATTAAGTACGCTAAAAGCTTGGGCTTCACTGACATCCAACTTGGGTGCGAAGATGGTGGCAG GTCGGATAAGGATTTTCTATGTAAGATTCTAGGAGAATCGATTAGAGCTGGGGCAACAACGGTGGGATTCGCGGACACGGTCGGGATCAACATGCCCCCAGAATTTGGAGAACTCGTGGCTTATGTCAATGCTAACACTCCTGGGTCTGATGATGTTGTCTTCGCCATTCATTGTCACAACGACCTTGGTGTTGCTACCGCCAACACAATCTCT ggTATATGTGCGGGCGCAAGACAAATCGAAGTGACGATCAACGGAATAGGTGAAAGAAGTGGGAATGCGCCGCTTGAAGAG GTCGTGATGGCTTTGAAATGTCGAGGAGAATATCTGATGGATGGTGTTTACACAAATATAAACACACGCCAAATTATGGCTACTAGCAAGATG GTTCAAGAGCACACCGGCATGTTTGCTCAACCACATAAACCCATAGTTGGAGACAACTGTTTTGTTCATGAGAGTGGCATTCACCAA GATGGAATGTTGAAAAATCGAAGTACATATGAGATCTTATCACCAGAAGATATTGGGATCGCAAAATCTCTAACGTCTGGACTTGTTCTTGGGAAGCTTAG TGGACGTCACGCTATAAAAGACCGGCTGAAAGAG TTGGGATACGAAATCAATGATGAGCAATTGAAAGACATATTCTTACGATTCAGAGAGTTAACCAAACAGAAAaag AGAATCACCGACGCTGATCTGAAGGCCTTAGTGGTGAACGGTGATGAAATCTCATCAGAAATATTCCACAAACTCATGTCAAGCCCTCAGATTCCCTCTGTGGTATAA